Proteins encoded together in one Candidatus Eremiobacterota bacterium window:
- a CDS encoding secretin N-terminal domain-containing protein yields MTKYKIIIVVMCLIALSAAMPSPGRGEEPETITSKVFRLCYLNAVDTEKLVRIFLSKEGQAVSEARTNILIVKDYPSVIEEVSKFIKEHDVPQPQVRIWVNFFDSASFSQAGWGANAMAVNNNWRVALWAGSLSQSSSVQGTMNLMTISGTWGSISCGENVPQASWFFSLAQTLGYITEIPLYREVSTGFAVMPVVRGEEVELTVAPQISYFTDRERGTIRFDKLSATVRVPNGQSAVLAAGEGEQSSLITMIFGSMRSRQSQAMSIVITPLIDRR; encoded by the coding sequence ATGACAAAGTACAAGATTATCATAGTGGTAATGTGCCTTATCGCGCTTTCTGCCGCCATGCCCTCCCCGGGGCGCGGTGAAGAGCCCGAAACGATCACGAGCAAGGTGTTCCGCCTCTGCTATCTCAATGCGGTGGACACGGAGAAGCTGGTGCGCATATTCCTCTCGAAGGAAGGTCAGGCCGTCTCCGAGGCCAGAACCAACATCCTTATCGTGAAGGACTACCCCTCTGTCATCGAGGAGGTGTCAAAATTCATAAAAGAGCACGATGTGCCTCAGCCGCAGGTGAGAATATGGGTGAATTTCTTCGACAGTGCCTCTTTTTCTCAGGCGGGATGGGGGGCGAATGCCATGGCGGTGAACAACAACTGGAGAGTCGCCCTTTGGGCGGGAAGCCTCTCCCAGTCAAGCTCTGTCCAGGGAACGATGAACCTTATGACCATAAGCGGCACATGGGGATCGATCTCATGCGGGGAGAATGTCCCCCAGGCATCATGGTTTTTTTCCCTTGCCCAGACCCTGGGGTATATCACCGAGATCCCCCTTTACCGGGAGGTCTCTACCGGCTTTGCCGTGATGCCCGTCGTGAGGGGCGAAGAAGTGGAGCTCACCGTGGCTCCCCAGATAAGCTATTTTACCGACAGGGAGAGGGGAACCATAAGATTCGACAAGCTCTCGGCAACTGTCCGTGTGCCGAATGGCCAGTCGGCGGTGCTTGCTGCCGGTGAAGGCGAGCAGAGCTCCCTCATTACCATGATATTCGGTTCCATGCGAAGCCGCCAGTCCCAGGCAATGTCGATTGTTATCACGCCGCTTATTGACCGAAGGTAA
- the lysS gene encoding lysine--tRNA ligase yields MGSDISKEEEQSSLSLSDQEHERLDHLKELRARGIDPYEMKFRRTHRTSELHRLYDEIPIGEERDEAAVAGRIMAVRSHGKTVFATLLDGEGQIQLYFRKDKLGEELFSLLRYCDIGDMAGVKGKVFRTRSGELTISVEEFSLLSKALHPLPEKWHGLKDVETRYRQRYLDLITDERSRDTFLKRSRLIAAVRDLLNGKGFHEVETPCMNAIAGGAAARPFITHHNALETDLYLRIATELHLKRCIVGGLEKVYEIGRIFRNEGISTKHNPEFTMLEVYEAYSDYEGMMEMTEEIIAAICRKLETGDDILYQGTTLHLAPPYRRLTMDEALRTYGGITLDDLRDMKKAPEIAEKYAVPFHKKEELGHFIDKVFECVVEPHLVQPVFITDYPIEISPLAKKKKENPLLTYRFELFIHHLEVANAFSELNDPLDQRKRFEYQMELKASGDEEAHPLDEDFLCALEYGMPPTGGIGVGIDRLVMLFTDSPSIRDVILFPALRPKG; encoded by the coding sequence ATGGGGAGCGATATAAGCAAGGAAGAAGAGCAGTCCTCTTTGAGCCTGAGCGATCAGGAACATGAGAGGCTTGACCATCTCAAGGAGCTTCGTGCCAGGGGCATCGATCCTTATGAGATGAAGTTCAGACGGACCCATAGAACTTCCGAGCTCCACCGTCTCTATGACGAGATTCCCATAGGGGAGGAACGTGACGAGGCGGCTGTGGCCGGGAGGATTATGGCCGTACGGTCCCATGGAAAGACGGTTTTTGCAACTCTCCTTGATGGGGAGGGGCAGATACAGCTCTATTTCCGCAAGGACAAGCTTGGCGAAGAGCTTTTCTCGCTGCTCAGGTATTGTGATATCGGTGATATGGCAGGTGTGAAGGGAAAAGTGTTCCGCACCAGAAGCGGCGAGCTCACCATATCCGTCGAAGAGTTCTCCCTGCTCTCCAAGGCCCTCCATCCCCTTCCGGAGAAATGGCACGGCCTCAAGGATGTGGAAACCCGTTACCGCCAGCGCTATCTTGACCTGATTACCGACGAGCGCTCCCGGGACACTTTTTTAAAGAGGAGCAGGCTCATCGCGGCGGTGAGAGACCTGCTCAACGGGAAGGGATTTCACGAGGTGGAAACCCCCTGCATGAACGCCATCGCGGGAGGTGCCGCCGCAAGGCCTTTCATCACCCATCACAATGCGCTTGAAACCGATCTTTATCTCAGAATCGCCACGGAGCTGCACCTGAAGAGATGCATCGTGGGCGGGCTGGAAAAGGTCTATGAAATCGGGAGGATCTTCAGGAACGAGGGCATCTCCACAAAGCACAACCCCGAGTTCACGATGCTCGAGGTTTACGAGGCATATTCAGATTATGAGGGCATGATGGAGATGACGGAGGAGATCATTGCCGCCATCTGCAGGAAGCTTGAAACAGGCGATGATATCTTATACCAGGGAACCACTCTGCACCTTGCTCCCCCGTACCGCCGCCTTACCATGGACGAGGCGCTCCGCACTTATGGAGGCATAACGCTTGACGATCTCAGGGATATGAAAAAGGCACCGGAGATTGCCGAAAAGTACGCCGTACCCTTTCACAAGAAAGAAGAACTAGGCCATTTCATCGACAAGGTCTTCGAGTGTGTCGTGGAGCCCCACCTTGTGCAGCCCGTATTCATCACCGATTACCCTATCGAGATATCGCCTCTTGCCAAGAAGAAAAAGGAAAATCCTCTTCTCACCTACCGGTTTGAGCTTTTCATTCATCATCTTGAAGTTGCCAATGCCTTCTCGGAGCTCAACGATCCTCTTGATCAGCGGAAGCGCTTCGAGTACCAGATGGAGCTCAAGGCCTCGGGAGACGAGGAGGCCCATCCCCTCGACGAGGATTTTCTCTGTGCGCTGGAATATGGCATGCCTCCCACGGGCGGGATTGGCGTCGGCATCGACAGGCTTGTGATGCTCTTTACCGATTCCCCGTCCATCAGGGATGTGATACTGTTTCCCGCGCTGCGCCCTAAAGGGTAG
- the greA gene encoding transcription elongation factor GreA yields the protein MANPSKEIILTRDAFKKYQQKLDYYKTHHRKEVAERIKQAKEFGEIGENSEYEDAKSEQAFIEGEIMHLENILRNAKVLDEKEIPKDRVSLGSTVTLKNLGTGKNVEYTIVGSLESDPSKGFISNESPVGHSLIGAEKGKKIEVEVPKGKMEYEVVRIYQKQHLDTEVI from the coding sequence ATGGCCAACCCCAGCAAAGAGATAATTCTCACCCGCGATGCGTTCAAGAAGTACCAGCAGAAGCTCGATTATTACAAGACCCACCACCGCAAGGAAGTGGCAGAGCGAATAAAGCAGGCCAAGGAGTTCGGCGAGATCGGGGAAAACTCCGAATATGAGGATGCGAAAAGCGAGCAGGCCTTCATTGAAGGTGAGATCATGCATCTTGAAAATATCCTGCGCAACGCCAAGGTCCTTGATGAGAAGGAGATCCCCAAGGACAGGGTAAGCCTTGGCTCCACAGTGACGCTCAAGAACCTTGGCACGGGGAAAAACGTGGAATATACCATCGTGGGCTCACTGGAGTCAGACCCCTCAAAAGGCTTCATTTCCAACGAATCACCGGTGGGTCACTCCCTCATAGGCGCTGAAAAAGGCAAGAAAATCGAGGTAGAAGTGCCCAAGGGCAAGATGGAATATGAAGTGGTGAGAATCTATCAGAAGCAGCATCTTGACACTGAAGTAATATAA
- a CDS encoding quinate 5-dehydrogenase produces the protein MKRVISVSLGSSKRDHKVELPIMGEEFSIERRGTDGDMRKAEALLRELDGNVDAIGLGGIDIYLYSRKGRYALKDGLKLMNAVQKTPVVDGSGLKNTLEREVVRILDADGRFHLKDSKVLMVCAMDRFGMAEAFIEAGCSMVFGDMMFSLDRDQPIYSIEELAEYAEKLLPEISKLPIGFIYPIGKKQDLPPEEKYRDYYHNADFIAGDYHFIRKYLPAELPGKHIITNTVTAEDIEMLKARGVKYLITTTPEFQGRSFGTNVLEAVLLAMLGKRWQEVTAEEYLDLIKRLELKPRIEILN, from the coding sequence GTGAAGCGGGTAATAAGCGTGAGCCTCGGCTCGTCAAAGAGGGATCACAAGGTGGAGCTCCCCATCATGGGAGAGGAATTTTCCATAGAGCGGCGGGGAACAGACGGCGACATGAGAAAGGCCGAGGCCCTGCTCAGGGAGCTTGATGGAAATGTTGATGCCATAGGACTGGGAGGCATTGACATTTACCTCTACTCTCGGAAAGGGCGGTACGCTCTCAAAGACGGCCTCAAGCTCATGAACGCCGTGCAGAAGACGCCGGTCGTTGACGGGAGCGGCCTCAAGAACACCCTGGAGCGTGAAGTGGTGAGGATTCTGGATGCCGACGGGCGCTTTCATCTCAAAGACAGCAAAGTTCTCATGGTCTGTGCCATGGACAGGTTCGGGATGGCCGAGGCATTCATCGAGGCAGGGTGCTCAATGGTCTTTGGCGATATGATGTTTTCCCTTGACAGGGATCAGCCAATCTACAGCATTGAGGAACTTGCCGAGTATGCCGAGAAGCTCCTTCCGGAAATCTCCAAGCTTCCCATAGGGTTTATCTACCCCATAGGGAAGAAGCAGGACCTGCCCCCCGAGGAGAAATACCGCGACTATTACCATAACGCTGATTTTATCGCCGGCGATTATCATTTTATCAGGAAGTATCTTCCGGCTGAGCTCCCGGGAAAGCATATCATCACCAACACGGTGACTGCCGAAGATATAGAAATGCTGAAGGCACGGGGCGTGAAGTACCTTATCACGACGACGCCTGAATTCCAGGGCCGCTCTTTCGGCACCAACGTTCTTGAGGCAGTGCTTCTCGCCATGCTCGGGAAAAGATGGCAGGAAGTCACTGCGGAGGAATACCTTGATCTTATCAAAAGGCTTGAGCTCAAGCCTAGAATTGAAATACTGAATTAA
- a CDS encoding shikimate dehydrogenase produces MLRFGFFVHPIDMHDVARVAPQAANKRQALVEKILEWTPPHEVAHVKGLVSADGKDVEGWFIAVPLFPHQFMNMPKEFVYEKLRKGAQIARDKGVQILGLGGFTSIIGNGGIAMAEMVPDIPVTSGNSYTIATAVEATVEAAKRLGIDLSNATATVIGASGSIGSCCAHLLAPQVKKMVLVARNLKRLEKIAEGIRQSTGRETSVFSDVSVGINKADIVVSATSSSGDIIKAHDLKSGALVCDVSLPHDVCREVAFLRPDVLVIEGGLVEIPQNVRLNYDFGYPDNVSLACMAETMALCMEERFEVFSIGRGIKIENVREITRITKRQGFKLAGFRSFDQLVTDKMIERVKKLKSQNVADYLRSAIDDGSGGKSPIESKVP; encoded by the coding sequence ATGCTGAGATTCGGCTTCTTCGTACATCCCATTGATATGCACGATGTGGCCCGCGTGGCCCCCCAGGCCGCCAACAAGCGCCAGGCCCTCGTTGAGAAAATACTCGAATGGACTCCTCCTCACGAAGTGGCTCATGTGAAGGGCCTTGTCTCTGCAGACGGCAAGGATGTCGAGGGATGGTTTATTGCCGTGCCTCTTTTCCCTCATCAGTTCATGAACATGCCCAAGGAATTTGTCTATGAGAAGCTCCGCAAGGGCGCCCAGATCGCCAGGGACAAAGGAGTGCAGATACTGGGCCTCGGGGGATTCACGTCGATTATAGGGAATGGCGGTATCGCCATGGCGGAAATGGTTCCCGACATACCGGTCACAAGCGGAAACAGTTACACGATAGCCACTGCCGTTGAGGCGACCGTCGAGGCGGCGAAGAGGCTCGGGATAGATCTCTCCAATGCCACGGCCACGGTGATTGGGGCCTCAGGCTCCATAGGGAGCTGCTGCGCCCATCTTCTCGCCCCGCAGGTCAAGAAGATGGTCCTCGTGGCGAGGAATCTCAAGCGCCTCGAGAAGATAGCAGAAGGGATACGCCAGTCCACGGGGAGGGAGACTTCGGTGTTCAGCGATGTCTCTGTGGGAATCAACAAGGCCGACATTGTGGTCTCCGCCACGAGTTCCTCGGGCGATATCATCAAGGCTCACGATCTTAAAAGCGGTGCCCTGGTGTGCGATGTCTCACTTCCCCACGACGTGTGCAGGGAAGTGGCATTTCTCCGTCCCGATGTGCTTGTGATAGAGGGCGGCCTCGTGGAGATCCCGCAGAATGTAAGGCTTAACTATGACTTCGGTTATCCCGATAACGTCTCGCTCGCCTGCATGGCGGAGACAATGGCGCTCTGCATGGAGGAGAGGTTCGAGGTATTCAGCATCGGGAGGGGCATCAAGATCGAAAACGTGAGGGAGATCACGAGGATCACCAAGAGGCAGGGCTTCAAGCTTGCCGGTTTCAGGAGCTTTGACCAGCTCGTCACCGACAAGATGATAGAGCGCGTGAAAAAGCTGAAGTCGCAGAATGTGGCCGATTACCTCAGGAGCGCCATTGATGACGGAAGCGGCGGCAAGTCCCCGATTGAAAGCAAGGTGCCCTAG
- a CDS encoding SRPBCC family protein: protein MPYVEASIVIKADADAVYRFAKEQEKFPQYMRDVESVKVLERRESSQMSEWVTSVEGTPIIWIEEDVFDDKNRKITYRLTEGDLDKFEGFWTFTPSSEGTRVVLAVDFDFGIPHLEELIGPTLQTKVRENSDMMLTGIKQFFEGGK from the coding sequence GTGCCATACGTAGAAGCGTCCATAGTGATAAAAGCAGATGCAGATGCCGTATACCGTTTCGCCAAGGAGCAGGAAAAGTTTCCCCAGTATATGCGTGACGTGGAAAGCGTGAAAGTGCTTGAGCGGCGGGAGAGCTCCCAGATGTCGGAGTGGGTGACCAGCGTCGAGGGAACACCCATAATATGGATTGAAGAGGACGTATTTGACGATAAGAACAGGAAGATCACCTACCGGCTCACTGAGGGCGACCTCGACAAGTTCGAAGGCTTCTGGACCTTCACTCCCTCCAGCGAGGGAACCAGGGTAGTGCTGGCAGTGGATTTCGATTTCGGAATACCCCATCTCGAGGAGCTCATCGGCCCCACGCTCCAGACCAAGGTCCGCGAGAACTCTGATATGATGCTTACCGGCATCAAGCAGTTTTTTGAAGGCGGAAAGTAG